Proteins encoded together in one Salmo trutta chromosome 3, fSalTru1.1, whole genome shotgun sequence window:
- the rab41 gene encoding ras-related protein Rab-41 isoform X4, producing MSTTTGGGEFGNPLRKFKLVFLGEQSVGKTSLITRFMYDSFDNTYQATIGIDFLSKTMYLEDRTVRLQLWDTAGQERFRSLIPSYIRDSTIAVVVYDITNLNSFQQTSKWIDDVRTERGSDVIIMLVGNKTDLADKRQITTEEGEQRAKELNVMFIETSAKTGYNVKQLFRRVAAALPGMDSTPEKSKEDMIDIKLEKPPEMAVTESSCSC from the exons ATGTCAACCACGACCGGTGGCGGAGAGTTTGGCAACCCCCTGCGGAAATTTAAGCTCGTATTCTTAGGCGAGCAAAGTG TGGGGAAGACATCGCTTATCACCAGGTTTATGTATGACAGCTTTGACAATACCTATCAG GCTACAATTGGCATAGACTTTTTATCGAAAACAATGTACCTGGAAGATCGTACG GTCCGGCTTCAGCTCTGGGACACTGCTGGACAAGAGCGTTTCCGTAGCCTCATTCCCAGCTACATCCGCGACTCCACCATTGCTGTAGTGGTTTATGACATCACCA ATCTCAATTCATTCCAGCAAACCTCAAAGTGGATTGATGACgtcagaacagagagaggaagtgatgttATTATCATGCTTGTGGGAAACAAAACAGACTTGGCTGATAAAag ACAGATCACCACGGAAGAGGGCGAGCAGAGAGCTAAGGAACTGAATGTCATGTTCATTGAAACCAGCGCAAAGACTGGCTACAATGTCAAACAG CTGTTTCGCCGTGTTGCTGCAGCCCTACCTGGGATGGATAGCACACCAGAGAAGAGCAAAGAGGACA TGATCGATATCAAACTGGAGAAGCCACCAGAGATGGCAGTGACGGAGAGCAGCTGCTCCTGCTAG
- the rab41 gene encoding ras-related protein Rab-41 isoform X3 — MSTTTGGGEFGNPLRKFKLVFLGEQSVGKTSLITRFMYDSFDNTYQATIGIDFLSKTMYLEDRTVRLQLWDTAGQERFRSLIPSYIRDSTIAVVVYDITNLNSFQQTSKWIDDVRTERGSDVIIMLVGNKTDLADKRQVSVEAAERKARELNVMYIETSAKAGYNVKQLFRRVAAALPGMDSTPEKSKEDMIDIKLEKPPEMAVTESSCSC, encoded by the exons ATGTCAACCACGACCGGTGGCGGAGAGTTTGGCAACCCCCTGCGGAAATTTAAGCTCGTATTCTTAGGCGAGCAAAGTG TGGGGAAGACATCGCTTATCACCAGGTTTATGTATGACAGCTTTGACAATACCTATCAG GCTACAATTGGCATAGACTTTTTATCGAAAACAATGTACCTGGAAGATCGTACG GTCCGGCTTCAGCTCTGGGACACTGCTGGACAAGAGCGTTTCCGTAGCCTCATTCCCAGCTACATCCGCGACTCCACCATTGCTGTAGTGGTTTATGACATCACCA ATCTCAATTCATTCCAGCAAACCTCAAAGTGGATTGATGACgtcagaacagagagaggaagtgatgttATTATCATGCTTGTGGGAAACAAAACAGACTTGGCTGATAAAag ACAAGTATCTGTTGAGGCTGCAGAGAGGAAAGCTCGTGAACTCAATGTGATGTACATAGAGACCAGCGCCAAGGCTGGCTATAACGTCAAACAG CTGTTTCGCCGTGTTGCTGCAGCCCTACCTGGGATGGATAGCACACCAGAGAAGAGCAAAGAGGACA TGATCGATATCAAACTGGAGAAGCCACCAGAGATGGCAGTGACGGAGAGCAGCTGCTCCTGCTAG
- the rab41 gene encoding ras-related protein Rab-41 isoform X2, with protein sequence MSTTTGGGEFGNPLRKFKLVFLGEQSVGKTSLITRFMYDSFDNTYQATIGIDFLSKTMYLEDRTIRLQLWDTAGQERFRSLIPSYIRDSAAAVVVYDIANLNSFQQTSKWIDDVRTERGSDVIIMLVGNKTDLADKRQITTEEGEQRAKELNVMFIETSAKTGYNVKQLFRRVAAALPGMDSTPEKSKEDMIDIKLEKPPEMAVTESSCSC encoded by the exons ATGTCAACCACGACCGGTGGCGGAGAGTTTGGCAACCCCCTGCGGAAATTTAAGCTCGTATTCTTAGGCGAGCAAAGTG TGGGGAAGACATCGCTTATCACCAGGTTTATGTATGACAGCTTTGACAATACCTATCAG GCTACAATTGGCATAGACTTTTTATCGAAAACAATGTACCTGGAAGATCGTACG ATTCGGCTCCAGCTGTGGGATACGGCCGGGCAGGAGCGGTTCCGCAGCCTCATCCCCAGCTACATCAGAGACTCAGCCGCTGCTGTGGTGGTTTATGACATAGCAA ATCTCAATTCATTCCAGCAAACCTCAAAGTGGATTGATGACgtcagaacagagagaggaagtgatgttATTATCATGCTTGTGGGAAACAAAACAGACTTGGCTGATAAAag ACAGATCACCACGGAAGAGGGCGAGCAGAGAGCTAAGGAACTGAATGTCATGTTCATTGAAACCAGCGCAAAGACTGGCTACAATGTCAAACAG CTGTTTCGCCGTGTTGCTGCAGCCCTACCTGGGATGGATAGCACACCAGAGAAGAGCAAAGAGGACA TGATCGATATCAAACTGGAGAAGCCACCAGAGATGGCAGTGACGGAGAGCAGCTGCTCCTGCTAG
- the rab41 gene encoding ras-related protein Rab-41 isoform X1, with product MSTTTGGGEFGNPLRKFKLVFLGEQSVGKTSLITRFMYDSFDNTYQATIGIDFLSKTMYLEDRTIRLQLWDTAGQERFRSLIPSYIRDSAAAVVVYDIANLNSFQQTSKWIDDVRTERGSDVIIMLVGNKTDLADKRQVSVEAAERKARELNVMYIETSAKAGYNVKQLFRRVAAALPGMDSTPEKSKEDMIDIKLEKPPEMAVTESSCSC from the exons ATGTCAACCACGACCGGTGGCGGAGAGTTTGGCAACCCCCTGCGGAAATTTAAGCTCGTATTCTTAGGCGAGCAAAGTG TGGGGAAGACATCGCTTATCACCAGGTTTATGTATGACAGCTTTGACAATACCTATCAG GCTACAATTGGCATAGACTTTTTATCGAAAACAATGTACCTGGAAGATCGTACG ATTCGGCTCCAGCTGTGGGATACGGCCGGGCAGGAGCGGTTCCGCAGCCTCATCCCCAGCTACATCAGAGACTCAGCCGCTGCTGTGGTGGTTTATGACATAGCAA ATCTCAATTCATTCCAGCAAACCTCAAAGTGGATTGATGACgtcagaacagagagaggaagtgatgttATTATCATGCTTGTGGGAAACAAAACAGACTTGGCTGATAAAag ACAAGTATCTGTTGAGGCTGCAGAGAGGAAAGCTCGTGAACTCAATGTGATGTACATAGAGACCAGCGCCAAGGCTGGCTATAACGTCAAACAG CTGTTTCGCCGTGTTGCTGCAGCCCTACCTGGGATGGATAGCACACCAGAGAAGAGCAAAGAGGACA TGATCGATATCAAACTGGAGAAGCCACCAGAGATGGCAGTGACGGAGAGCAGCTGCTCCTGCTAG